One stretch of Agelaius phoeniceus isolate bAgePho1 chromosome W unlocalized genomic scaffold, bAgePho1.hap1 SUPER_W_unloc_2, whole genome shotgun sequence DNA includes these proteins:
- the LOC143692690 gene encoding serine/threonine-protein kinase pim-1-like → MLPQAVKSQRCQFLVVGTSAAAGPEPPGPEAGGDAQPGPLGGRPGAVAGPGPSADSRVSPAGKAQEALQERYRLGSLPGRGGFGSVFAATRLSDGAPVAIKRLPRDRIRHWGELPDGSSAPLEIVLLAKVSRGCAAVIQLLEWLELPDSFLLVLERPERCQELSAFLAERGFLPEEEARALFRQVLEAVRHCTACGVLHRDIKPENILLDLARGQLKLIDFGCGAFLQDTAYTQFAGTLSYSPPEWIQHQRYHGKAATIWSLGLLLCHLVMGKHPFRRGQEIIRGRILFPRWLSQECQDIIKRCLSMQPSDRPSLEELFCHPWVQGVPLP, encoded by the exons ATGCTGCCTCAGGCTGTCAAGTCCCAAAGGTGCCAGTTCCTCGTGGTGGGGACGAG cgcggccgccggccccgagccgccgGGGCCCGAGGCGGGTGGGGATGCCCAGCCCGGGCCGCTCGGGGGGCGcccgggggccgttgctggccccgggccgagcgctgacagccgcgtctcgCCCGCAGGAAAggcgcaggaggccctgcaggagcggtaccgcCTGGGTTCGCTGCCGGGGCGCGGCGgcttcggcagcgtcttcgcggccacgcggctctcggacggcgccccg gtggccatcaaacgCTTGCCGCGGGATCGcatccggcactggggcgagctg cccgacggcagcagcgcgccgctggagatcgtgctgctggccaaggtgtcCCGTGGCTGTGCCGCTGTcattcagctcctggagtggctcGAGCTCCCCGACAgcttcctgctggtgctggagcgtCCGGAGCGGTGCCAGGAGCTCTCGGCTTTCCTGGCGGAGCGGgggttcctgcccgaggaggaggcgcgggcgctgttccgccaggtgctggaggccgtgcggcactgcaccgcctgcggggtcctgcacagggacatcaagcccgagaacatcctgctcgacctggccaGGGGGCAGCTGAAACTcatcgactttggctgtggcgcCTTCCTCcaagacacagcctacacccagtttgcag GAACCCTGTCCTACAGCCCACCAGAGTGGATCCAGCACCAACGCTACCACGGCAAGGCAGCAACAATCTGGTCCCTGggcctcctgctgtgccacctggTCATGGGCaagcacccgttcaggaggggccaggAGATCATCCGGGGGCGGATCTTATTCCCACGatggctctctcaag agtgccaGGATATCATTAAGAGGTGTTTGTCCATGCAACCCTCGGACAGGCCATCCTTAGAAGAGCTTTTCTGCCATCCTTGGGTGCAGGGTGTTCCTCTGCCCTAG
- the LOC143692691 gene encoding olfactory receptor 14A16-like, which produces MSNSSSIRHFLLLALADTRQLQLLHFCLLLGISLAALLGNGLIISAVACGHHLHTPMFFFLLNLALADLGSICTTVPKAMHNSLWDTSNISYTGCAAQVFLIFFFLGSEFSLLTIMCYDCYVSICKPLHYGTLLGSRACAHMAAAAWATAFLYSLLHTANTFSLPLCHGNALGQFFCEIPQILKLSCSHSDLKELGLLMFSISLLFGCFMFIVFSYVQIFRAVLRIPSEQGRHKAFSTCLPHLAVVSLFISTGTFAYVKPPSMSSPSLDLSVSVLYSVVPPALNPLIYSLRNQELKAAVWRLMTGWFQKH; this is translated from the coding sequence atgtccaacagcagctccatcaggcacttcctgctgctggcattggcagacacgcggcagctgcagctcctgcacttctgcctcttgctgggcatctccctggctgccctcctgggcaacggcctcatcatcagcgccgtagcctgcggccaccacctgcacacgcccatgttcttcttcctgctcaacctggcccttgctgacctgggctccatctgcaccactgtccccaaagccatgcacaattccctctgggacaccagcaacatctcctacactggatgtgctgctcaggtttttctgattttcttctttcttggatcagagttttccctcctgaccatcatgtgctacgactgctacgtgtccatctgcaaacccctgcactacgggaccctcctgggcagcagagcttgtgcccacatggcagcagctgcctgggccactgcctttctctattcactgctgcacacagccaatacattttccctgcccctgtgccatggcaatgccctgggccagttcttctgtgaaatcccacagatcctcaagctctcctgctcacactcagaCCTCAAAGAACTTGGGCTCCTTATGTTTTCCATCTCTTTACTATTTGGTTGTTTtatgttcattgttttctcctatgtacagattttcagggctgtgctgaggatcccctctgagcaggggcggcacaaagccttttccacctgcctccctcacctggctgtggtctctctgTTTATCAGCACTGGCACATTTGCCTAcgtgaagcccccctccatgtcctctccatccctggatctgtcagtgtcagttctgtactcagtggtgcctccagccctgaaccccctcatctacagcctgaggaatcaggagctcaaggctgcagtgtggagactgatgactggatggtttcagaaacattaa